A genomic segment from Malus domestica chromosome 05, GDT2T_hap1 encodes:
- the LOC108172368 gene encoding beta-glucosidase 12-like, producing MAMKYSRSLLFGVLLLIGFALTNSKAANTDPPVHCEFLNRNSFEPGFIFGTGSASYQYEGAVKEDGRGPSIWDTYTHKHPEKITDGSNGDVAIDQYHRYKEDVGIMKDMELDAYRFSISWSRLLPNGTLSGGVNIKGIDYYNNLIDELLRNGLKPFVTLFHGDVPQALEDEYGGFLSPRIVEHFKDYAELCYKEFGDRVKHWFTENEPYTFSYMGYAVGTQVPGRCSSWQNLNCTGGDSASEPYLVAHHLLLAHGAAVELYKNRYQATQKGLIGITLVSDWFEPASDSKQDKDAALRSLDFMFGWFLDPLTSGDYPHTMRSIVGKRLPKFTKEQSKLLNGSFDFLGINYYTARYTSSAPKNNSLPASYVTDSRADLTTELNGVLIGPQAASDWLYVYPKGIHDLVLYTKEKYNDPLIYITENGVSELNNPELSLEEALHDTSRIDYYYRHLCYLQAAIKNGAKVKGYFAWTLLDNFEWTSGYTVRFGLNYVDYKDGLKRYPKLSAHWFKNLLKKNKFEESYSSL from the exons ATGGCAATGAAATATTCAAGATCTTTGCTCTTTGGTGTGCTGCTACTCATTGGCTTTGCATTGACAAATAGCAAAGCTGCTAATACGGATCCACCTGTTCATTGTGAATTTCTCAATCGCAACAGTTTTGAACCAGGGTTCATATTTGGCACAGGTTCTGCATCTTACcag TATGAAGGTGCAGTAAAAGAAGATGGAAGAGGACCAAGCATATGGGATACCTACACCCACAAACATCCAG AAAAAATCACCGATGGCAGTAACGGAGACGTTGCTATTGATCAATATCACCGCTATAAG GAAGATGTGGGGATTATGAAGGATATGGAGTTGGATGCTTACCGATTCTCTATTTCATGGTCCAGATTATTACCAA ATGGAACGTTAAGTGGTGGCGTTAACATAAAAGGAATTGATTATTACAACAATCTCATCGATGAACTCCTACGCAATG GATTAAAGCCATTTGTGACACTCTTTCATGGGGATGTTCCCCAAGCTTTAGAAGATGAATATGGTGGTTTCTTAAGCCCTCGTATTGT CGAACATTTTAAAGACTATGCGGAACTTTGTTATAAGGAATTTGGTGATCGAGTCAAGCACTGGTTCACGGAAAATGAGCCATATACTTTTAGTTACATGGGTTATGCTGTTGGTACTCAAGTACCGGGACGTTGCTCTTCTTGGCAAAACCTAAACTGCACCGGTGGAGATTCAGCCAGTGAACCATACTTGGTGGCAcaccaccttcttcttgctcatGGAGCAGCTGTAGAATTGTACAAGAATAGATATCAG GCAACTCAAAAAGGCTTGATAGGGATAACATTGGTGTCAGACTGGTTTGAGCCTGCTTCAGATTCAAAGCAAGATAAAGATGCTGCCTTACGATCTTTGGATTTTATGTTTGGATG gtttttggACCCATTAACAAGTGGTGACTATCCACACACCATGCGATCAATTGTTGGGAAAAGATTGCCCAAATTCACAAAAGAACAATCCAAGTTGCTAAACGGatcatttgattttcttggaATAAATTATTATACTGCTAGATACACAAGTAGTGCACCCAAGAACAATTCACTACCGGCAAGCTACGTAACAGATTCTCGTGCTGATCTTACAA CTGAGCTTAATGGAGTACTCATTGGTCCACAG GCTGCTTCGGATTGGTTATATGTATATCCAAAAGGAATTCACGATCTTGTGCTTTACACAAAGGAAAAATATAATGATCCACTCATTTATATTACTGAGAATG GTGTATCAGAGTTGAATAATCCAGAACTATCACTTGAAGAGGCCCTTCATGATACCAGTAGAATTGACTACTACTATCGTCACCTGTGTTACCTTCAAGCGGCGATCAA aaATGGCGCGAAAGTGAAGGGATACTTTGCATGGACATTGTTAGACAACTTTGAATGGACTTCTGGATACACTGTCCGATTTGGTTTAAACTACGTGGATTATAAAGATGGGCTGAAAAGATACCCAAAACTCTCAGCACACTGGTTCAAAAATTTGCTTAAGAAGAATAAATTCGAAGAAAGCTATAGTTCATTATAA